The following nucleotide sequence is from Penicillium digitatum chromosome 5, complete sequence.
AGACTTGATGATATCAATACGGAGTTCTTGAGAGCACTTGCCTGGTGATAGCTGCCCGAGCGCAACCATGAGGATGTCATCTGTATTGAAATCGACCCCACAGCCTCGACTGAAAGCCAATGTCAAGGCCGCGATGGCTGCGGAAAAATTGTCTAGATGTCTCGGTCAGTATTGTGATCTCACACAGGTGACCTGATGGGTTATGTGAAAAACACATACTCTCATCATAGAGACCCTCTGTAGATCCAAACGAATGCTCCATCACTCTCAATTGCATATTTCCATCAATATCCAGCGTAACGGCAACGCAAGCGTTCGGAGAGAAAGCGATGTGAAGACCTGGTTCATGTCAGTTCTAGCCACGCATCTGAAGATCGATCTGTTCCGGACATACCTGACGTTTCGAGTGGGTAGTGGAACCCTGCTTGGGCAAGACAGGTCACTGTGGTTGAATTGTCAAGGCCGTCCAAAACGGACATTGTCCGTGTGTCATAGTATGTTATTGAGCTGTCGTCATGACTGACAGCCAAAACTGTCCCATGCTCTACTAAATCGACCGAGACGATATATTTATGGCAATACACGTCTTCCAGCCTGCGCAGTTCCATTCTGGGCTGAGGATAGGTCAGTCTCAACTCCCCGCAACAGTCAAACCCCGAAAAATTCGCACCTTTGCTTGAGCGTTGCTCTTTTTTGACGTCACCTCGTCAAACTTGGGATGGAGGAGCTGCGATGCAGACTCCAAATGCCACCTCACAATAACACTTGGTGGACCTTGCTGTTCTGGATAGTCATGTATGGCATGGAGGGGCTTCGACAAGACAGCCAGGATCCAAGGATTGGCGGTGGACCCCGCGGGGCTATCAAACTGTCCCGGCATGATCTCTAGTCGTGTCAACGAGTACACTGAGTTCAAAAATGGCAGAGACTGGTCGGAGTGGTCGGCACCCCGATTGATGTTCAATATGTTGCTGGGCATGTCGACCTTACAGTGGATTAACCGAAAGGTGGGAACAGGGAATTGGCCAGGCGGTTTTCCCTGCGCCGGCTCCCATTGTGATGGGTTCCAGCTGATGTGTACTCTATAAAGACACATTTTCTGACAAGCAGAATAGGTGGAGAGAAGGATCCCAGCTGTTTCAACACGTCAATGACGGCAGGAAATGGAGCTCTGACTGAAAGACAATACCTTGTGTTGCGGTCATGGAAGCATGCGTCAATAGTCTGTCCGAGTACCCTGTGTTCTTCAGTTCGGCTGGCAACTCGGCCCATTTGCTATCAGGATTTTGATATATCAGCTTGATCTGGCCGGCTCTGGTTACACATATCAATGCGCCTTTGTTTGCTGGGTGAAATGGCCCGACGGGGCGTCGGCGGAAAGGCGAGTATGCCCATCTACCATTCACCTTGGCCGCTTGATGAAAGGCATGCACCTATACTGCCATGTTAGAGTTATTTCACTCCTATCCTGATCTATCTTGATGGATAATGGTAAGGGAGGCTAACGTACATAACGCTGGGAGTTCAGCCACATCATTCCAACCACCTGGTTACCGTCGTCGCCAGAGTCAAAGGAGGCTTGACGCAACCCTGTGATGCTGTTCAATGCAATGGATATGGAATATATTGATATGCGACCAGAACAGTCGACAACAGCCAGTTCTGAGCCGGTCTCATTCCATGATAGGTGGGCCAATTGATTGCCATTATGAGCTTCCAATACTGGAGCCAAAGGTGATTCTTCCCCGAGCACCCATTTGCCATCTGATGGACGGCACTGAAGATGGCGGACAATGACCCGGACTCCGTCTGGGGAAATAGACGCAATACATCCCATCCGAGACCAGGCGATTTTCCTAGAAGGCTGTTAGTCCCGGAATGCGGATGTGGAGCATTCTTCGAGGCTTACTGGCAGCACCCTAATAGACGCATTTCATCTAGGCCTTGCGCTAGACCTTTGATTGGAGAGGCGGCCGGCAAGCCCAGCTCCAGGGAGTTGGATTCTCCAAAGAGATCATCCACATTGATACTGTCCTCCATAATCAAGGACGTAATATTTGTCCACTTGTCAATTTTGTTTGATAATCAGGGAATCAATACAGCAGCATGGCTTCATAGAGTTCCCCGGACCATTGAACATCAGATGGTCTTTATTATTATTTGGCCAAGAAGGGGGGAGTGGTGGGATTCCCGAGATCGGCGCCTAATATTCGACGAGAAGACACAAATACCAAACACCGGATGTCACAATCAATGCAGCAATTCCAGACTTCAAAATGAGGGGGGGGGACCATAGACCAAATCCAGCTGTTCCTATGCCGTCAGCGCCTGGACCTTCAGGGACCAGTGGATTTCCCAGCCCTGGAGGGATGCTTAGTCAGGCCTCGTGATACAGATCAGGTGACGGGTAGCCCTGCCAACGACAATTGGCCAATCAGAGGAATACCAAATGACCCACTACCTACCTGAGCGAATCACCATTGAGCCTTTGGCCTGTCAAAACATgggaaaaatgaaaaaaaaaaaaaaaattttcaaaTTGGAAAGCAAAATAGGAAGAAAATAAGAGAAAAATAAGAGAACGATAGGAAGATCACAATACGGAGAATTGAGACATCCTATTGAGAGTGCGAAAGGGCAATTGGCTAGTATAAAAACCCTCTACAAAGTACCATCAATGGGGTCTTAAGAGCATCAAAGTGGCTACTACTAGACTATTTCCCTCTTTTATTCCGAAGTATATGCGTAACTGTCTTGAACCCACAACCGTTCGCATCAAAACAACATCGAGTCCCACCCTTCCTGGTCATTCGGTTCGGTCAAATCAATTTACTTCTCTCCAGTTCAACCACATTCCTACGGAAAAACCCATACCTTCAGCCAAAACAAAGGGTATTTTTGCTGCGGGtcgccctttttttttttaattcacTTTTCTCCGGCCCATAGTGCCCTGAAGTGCACGAGTTTCATGCCCTTCCCCCTCCTCAACGCTGACCTCATCGTCAACTTCCTACAATCTGTGGACTTTCTACCTCCAACTATCTCCTACTCTCTTCTACCCTTTCTCCCCTCTGTCTCCCAAGCTCTTAACCGTCATTGATCTTTATTGATCTTTAATGTCCAGACACATGTGATAACTCTTTTGGAGGTTTTCTACGGTCTCTGAGCAATTTGAAGATACCGCCCGGTTCTTTTCGCCCCAATTCCCCCTGGGGGTGAACATCCTCCAACGTTACACCTTTCAGCCCATTTGCAACTCCCACACAATCATGGTGGATCTTAATTTAGATTTTTCATCCGATTCGGAATTGAGCTCCGTGCCCCCATCACCAACATTAGTAGCGCAGTCATCACCAGAGCCAGCAGAGCGGTACCCAACGCCTTCATCCCAAGAGGGAGCTGAGCCTGCTGAGGTTTCTGCACGCCAAGCCCGTCCCGCAAAGAGGAGACGCAACCCCCTACCAAAGGAACGGACCACTCAATATCTCGATCTATCCAGGTCTCTCTATGAACAAAGTGATCAACATTATTTGCTTGTTCAAACTCTGCGTCATCAAAAAGACATTGTCGTCATCGCTGGCGCTGGCATTTCCACGGCTGCGGGTAGTAAGTTTCTGCTTTGGGATTCTGCCGCATTCGAACCAACTCTTAACTCTACACATAGTCCCGGACTTCCGCTCCACAGACGGTCTTTTTAAATCATTACAGAAAAAGCACAACTTGAAAGCTTCCGGCAAGCTTCTCTTCGATGCTGCCGTCTATCAGGATGACGCATTAACGGCCCCGTTCCATGAAATGGTCCGGTCGCTGTCGGAAGAAGTTGCGAACATCAAGCCCACCGCCTTCCACAAAATGCTCGCCCGATTGGGTATCGAGTCTCGCTTGAAGCGACTTTACACCCAGAATATCGATGGCATTGAAACCTCCATGGGGCCACTGGCAACTGAGGTGCCGCTTAATGTCAAGGGTAGTTGGCCGGTCACTATTCAACTGCACGGCAGCATTGAGAAGATGGTATGCCAGAAGTGTCGCTACCTTGACAACTTCAAACCCGATATGTTCATGGAAGCCGACCCGCCCGCTTGCGAGGAATGTACTGTGCACGATAAAGTTCGCCAAATCGGCGGTCAACGGAGTCACGGGATTGGCCGCATGCGTCCGCGCATCGTCCTCTACAACGAGCACAACCCCGACGAAGAGGCAATCACCTCCGTGATGAACGCCGACATCAAGTCCCGGCCTCGCGTCCTGATTGTCGCCGGTACCAGTTTGAAAATTCCTGGCGTCCGGCGGCTCGTCAAAAGCTTATGCACAATGATCCGCAGTCGCAAGGATGGTGTCACGATGTTCATTAACAACGAACCACCAAGCGGCAAAGAATTTGACAACTGCTTTGACTTGATTATCAAGGGGTCATGCGATGAAGTTGCACGCGAGGTGAACCTGAAATCATGGGAGTCAGAGGATATCACCCCGTGCGTTTACGAATCCTCACCTGAGCCCATTCTCCACAACTTCAATTCCAATGACGTTTCCGTCGTTGTCACGCCCAAAAAGAGACCTCGTGCAGAGACTGGTCTCGCCACACCTTCGTCCAGTCATGACGAGAAGCCGGCGAAAAAGTTGACCACGAAAGCTACGAAAATCAAGCTCGAAAACCCAGCAAGCAATGGCCGATCCATCGAAGATATTATCAAGAACGGAAAGTCTGCTACTCGCAAGCCTATCTCCAAATTTATCACCAAACCCGCCCCTAATGCTCGTCCCAAGAAGACCGCAACAACTGCTGTTGCGAAAAAGCGTGGCGTGTCTGCCGCCCCGGTCAAGAAAATTACCTCTTTCAGCCGCGTTACCAAAACCTCTCAATCCGCTGGCAAGTCCGCTACAAACGGAGACGGCAAACCTATGCAACCGGTTCCAGCCGGCGCCTCGAGGAACAATGGTCCTCTACCAAAAACAGGACAATCTGAGAAAGCAGACATGCTTAATACAGAGTCTTTTCCCCCGCCAGTGGCTTCCTCCTGACTTTTGAATGTTCCAGTCGTGGTCTTGATATCTAATTATATGTCGGCTGCAAGTGTATGACGTGATGCATGGTTCCAAATGGCGTCCTTGGTgttattttctttttcattgATCTTTTCAGTGCTACCTCCAGTGCTCTCCTATCCCATTTGTTTACATACTTCCTCTTCGTGGCCTGTATTCTTACTTGTATCACCTGCGCTTGCTTTGGGTTGATGATTGCTGCTTTCCTCTTTGTCGAAAGATACCATTGATAGACCACAGTTTCTCGCATGGGTCGGGCGTTTTCTCGGGCAAGAAGCTGGCTCATTCCAGCGCGATGGGGTTTCCTGGTTCCAGTCATCCTTCTGTTCTCATTCTCGTTCTTGCCCATCTGCATGGGTGCTCAAATGTGGGTTATCTAAATAAGGTGTTCCTGACTTGAGTTCCACCTTATTCGGTTTGTTAGGCGCTGTCCCGTTTAATACCTATCTCATTTCTCTTCGGGGATTATAATGAGTATCTTTCTCTCATTCTTGTAATACTTAGTGTAGTAGGGTGTTGGCATTTATAAGATGTTTATTCGAACTTCGGGCTCCGCAACTAGTGCAGGTTGAGGGATTATAATATCTCTTAAGACTTGAACTATTAACCTACCGTCCTCAACTGTATTCAAATCTATACTAACAGAGCACAGCATAAAATCCATTCGTCATTATGTGTATAGTACAGCAGAAAcattcttttcttttgccaGTCAACCTCTCCCAATGTCATTCAAGACGAGTCGTCTTTAGCTCACCCACATGTAAACCCCTCTAACATGGCTTAGATAATTAGCCCAATCCAAGATCATCCCGCAATTGACTACCAGGcccatcctcatcttcatccgtCTCCTCAGCATCGGGATCATAAGGCCCTCTTCTCACACCAGGCTCACGGTCCAAGTCCTCCACATGCTCAAGGTTATCCTCACGCGGAGCacgatcctcctcctcctcttcatcgtCCTCActctcatcctcttcttcctcttcttcggctTCTTCCTCTTGAGTCTCATCCCCATCATCCCCAGCGGGCAGAGCAACAGCTACTTCCACGTCTGCGTCTCGCTTCATTCTTTTCGCAGGATTATCAAGCATCTCTACATCACCGTCGCCCTGAGTCGCGTCCTCGCCTAAAGCATCCTGCGTCGAGCCATTCTCATCAACCTTCTTCGGCTTGCGCTTCCCGGCTTTAATTTCCGTGTATGCCTCGAGTTCTTGTTCAAGCCGGCCGCGGAAAGAGTCGAGTTCCAGCTCGGAGAGAGCATTGAAGACGTCTGATGGAGCGATAGTGCGTTTGAGAGTTGCGTCGTTGGCGCTGTGAGTTTGTCCGGGTTAGTTCGACCTATCATACCAAGGAATAGAGTAGAAAAATCGAGATTTACCATCTCATGCTTTAAATTGGAGGGAAAACATACTGTGAAGACAGATAGGAAACAAACACCGTAGCAGCCTTCTGCATAGCCAACACAGCGTCCTTCTGGATCGTCGTATTCGGCGGGAGAACCGACTTGGCGAGACGAATCGTCAATGAGCGTGGCAGGAGATAGTCCTACAAGTTACCGGAAAATCGCGTTAGCCTGGTCTGCTTATCTTTTCCACATGCCGTATTTGGAGGAGTCAATTGAATGTGATATCATCCTGCAACACGCAATACATGTTCATGCCTCTGGCTTTGTCTTACCTCGACACTCGCGCCTGCCTCAGCCCGAGCCTTCAGCTGCTGCTCCGTCGCAAAGACGGGCTTGTCGGTTTGCGGTGCTGGAGACGACTGCTGAAGCAGGGAGTCATCAAGATCAGCGGGCGTCACTGAAGACGTGGATTTGCGAGGTGGCATTTTTGTAGGCTTGCAGCGGATAGGTGCCTTGGTGCTGATTGCGCGGTTCAAGGGATCGGGGGGTTGACAATTCGGGCCCCCCTTGGATATTGAATCGAGTCAAGGCCTGATTGTTTCTCTCTACAAAAGGCTCTGTGGTTTGCAATCGGGGGTTGACCTGTGGACATGGGCTGTGGAGATGGGACGACGTTCGAAAGTGGCAAGAAAGACGCGCGCCAACGCGTTGTTCTCAATGCGTGAGTGTGGGGGCTTGGCGGTGATGTCTACGGAGTGCTTGCTCTAGGTCAATATTTTCCATCTTCATATTTACTATATATTTAACATGCACTACAATCTACTGTTTCGACTGGTTTGTTTGGCAAGAAGTGATTTTTGCTACTATTTTATACCACTAAAATGGAGATCAACTAGGGAAGGATGGAATGCCAACAAAAAACGCCCACTTTTTGGTATCCAGAAAGATAGAATCAAATGAGATAATGAGTTCATAACACGAGCAAGAAGACCAGCCCTACTCGGCcatctcctcatcatcaccttGTCCGTTGCCCCAGAGACCCTCGATACTGAACTCCTTGGCCCACTCGGTGACGACCTTTGTGGTGTCAACGCCAGGCTGACTATCGCTGGCAGGAGCATCCGCCGAGACAACGGGCAGCACGGGCGCATTGGCCCAGCCTTGGATGCGTCCGTCTCTCCAGTCGTTGATAACAGTCATGGCAGCACTCTCGATGTTAGGGACACCGCGCTTTCCGAGACGGCCACGCTTACGGGCCACCTGGACCAAGAAGTCGGTGGTCTTGTCGCCATTGCTGGGGAAGAGGGCAGTGATACCGTACAGCTCAAGCATCTTGGAGAGGAGGGTCTCCGACGAAGATAGACGCTTCATCAGGAGGTTGACTGCGGGGATTGGATCCTCGATCTGCTTGGGCGGAACGGCGTTAAGGAGAATAAGACGCGCTTggtcttcctgcttcttATTCTTCTTGCTAGACTTGTCACCGGAGTTGGGAAAGACGATTCCAGGCGAGTCAATCAGCTTGAGCTTGCTGTCCAGCTTGACCTGGCGCAGGCTAGTGGTGACGCCAGCCTCGGCGCCCGTCGGGCATGCGTTGCTGGAGCCCTTGTTCAGACGTGCGGTCAGTGCGTTGATGACGGACGACTTGCCGACATTGGGGTATCCAATGACACCGACAGAGATGGCGCGCTTCAACTGCTTGGCGCCGGCGTACGACTTGAGGGCACGGAAGAGCGTATCCGAAGTACCCTTGACCGTCAACTGCTTGTGGTCGAAGCTGTGTGCGTTGGCAGCGCCGCTTGATGCCTTAAGGGGGAGAGTAGGGAAGGAGCGGCGCAGATGGAGTAACCATGCCTTGAGCACTGGGGGCGGAACCAGATCGATCTTGTTCAAAATGAGAATCAACCGCTTGTTGCCACCATCTGCCATCATGATCTCGCGTTCAATTTCCTTAGAGCGGGTGCCCTCGGGGTCGCGGGCATCGAGCACGTATAGCACGACATCGGCGTTGTCAGTGACCTGTTTGAACACCTTGTCAAATTGGCGTCGTGAGCTCTCCTTTGAGTAAGACTTTGAGTTGACCAATGGCGGGGCAGACTCGTCAATAGTTGCGCCGCcctcctcatcgtcctcgtccatctcatcgtcgtcatcttcatcttcctccatgTCTTCGTCGTCACTTTGATTATCGTCGTATTCTAAAGCACGGGCACGTGCTGAGGCAAGAAGAGCAGCCATGGGGTTGGAATCACTACCCTCGGCATCCATATCATCATCCATAATGTCGTTCTCGTCGATGTCGACAGCCTCGGTGCCAGTCTTGGCGGGCAGGCCTTCAGCCTTGCGGGTTCGTGCCTCCTCCCGAATGCGCTGTTGCTCCTCGGCCTTCATGCGCTTCCGCTCTTCGATGTCATGGAGAAGCTTGTCCTTGTTGGGGAAGAGATTGGGAATGCCGGGGTCCTTCTTAAGCTTGGACCGCCATTCAGGGTTCTGCAGAGAAAAGTGTCAGAATCTTCGATCAGAACTGTTATATAAATATTGTCTGCAATACCTTCTTTGCGAGCTtcttttgctttctttgcttCTGAACTGCAGACTTTTCAATCTTGTGCCTCAGGCGGACAGGAACCCGCTTGGAAGTCTTGCCTATAGACCGTTAGAAGTGCACCGCATGACTGACTGCATGAGCGAGGGGTGAAAAAAAATGTCATACCGAAACCGCTCTTAGTAACCATTTTGAATGCACGTATTTGATAGCCACAGTAATGTGCACAGCAAACCCTCAAAGTCTGTCCGCAACGGAGTAGAAAAAGTTGAGTGCCAAGATTTCCCAGGCGATAAGCGGATTATCAGTTAGACCGATCTCCGGAATTGTAACATGACTAAGCTTGCGGAACAGCTGCCTAAATAGGTAAGTACGTACCCGACTCTGTGGATGCACCGGGTACAAGCTATAAATATATTAGATAACGCCATAGCCTCTTTTATCTTTCTCTTCAAGTTCTTGTTTCTTTTACTGTTGATAATCAGGAAAAATTGCTAACATATCTCTTGTCTTTCACTAAACATCGGCTTATCTGTCGACCACCATTGCCCTTCGCATCAACTATCCCCGCACCTTCGATCCCCCACCATGTCCTTAACAACAGGATCATTCTCCGCGCCTGCGCAGATCCACACGTTTGATGGTCTTCTTTCTGACTTTGATGGCACAATTGTGGACTCGACTGATGGTAACTAACCCCTCGAGTTGAGCCTTCCTAGGATCAATTGAAACCAATGCTAACTATCCGGTACTAAATAGCCATTGTGAAACACTGGCACGCGTGAGTCACATACCCACCGTAACAAGACCTCCGCGATCAGAATCTCTAATGTAAATTTCGTTTCAGAATTGGCGAGGAGCTCGGTGTTGACCCCAAGACTATCCTCGCAACCTCGCATGGCCGCCGCAGCATCGATGTAATGGGCCTGTACGATCAAACCAAGGCCAACTGGGACTGTAAGTCTACCGGCCCCCCCGAACCGGCCGCCTTCTTCCAACATAACCATAGGCCAAAAACTGACAATACTACCACAGATGTCAATGAAATTGAAGGCCGCATCCCAAAAGAATATGGGTCCGACGCCGTCGAAATCCCCGGTGGCCGCGACCTCCTTGCAGCCCTCGAGACCTCCGGGGCAAGATGGGGTGTTGTGACATCCGGCACGCGTCCTCTAGTCGACGGCTGGCTGGAAGTACTCGGACTCCCACGCCCTAAGAACCTGGTGACAGCAATGGACGTGCCGCTCGGCAAGCCGGACCCGCGCTGCTACCTGTTAGGCCGGAAGCAGCTTGGCATTGAAGAGTCAACTTCGATTGTCGTACTCGAGGATGCACCTTCTGGTATCCAGGCTGGTAAGGCTGCTGGGTTCAAAGTGATTGCGTTGAAGACGACACACTCGCTGCAGAAGCTTCAGGAGGCTGGCGCGGATTGGATTGT
It contains:
- a CDS encoding Mediator complex, subunit Med16; the protein is MEDSINVDDLFGESNSLELGLPAASPIKGLAQGLDEMRLLGCCQKIAWSRMGCIASISPDGVRVIVRHLQCRPSDGKWVLGEESPLAPVLEAHNGNQLAHLSWNETGSELAVVDCSGRISIYSISIALNSITGLRQASFDSGDDGNQVVGMMWLNSQRYVHAFHQAAKVNGRWAYSPFRRRPVGPFHPANKGALICVTRAGQIKLIYQNPDSKWAELPAELKNTGYSDRLLTHASMTATQAGILLSTYSACQKMCLYRVHISWNPSQWEPAQGKPPGQFPVPTFRLIHCKVDMPSNILNINRGADHSDQSLPFLNSVYSLTRLEIMPGQFDSPAGSTANPWILAVLSKPLHAIHDYPEQQGPPSVIVRWHLESASQLLHPKFDEVTSKKSNAQAKPRMELRRLEDVYCHKYIVSVDLVEHGTVLAVSHDDSSITYYDTRTMSVLDGLDNSTTVTCLAQAGFHYPLETSGLHIAFSPNACVAVTLDIDGNMQLRVMEHSFGSTEGLYDENNFSAAIAALTLAFSRGCGVDFNTDDILMVALGQLSPEAQITFISEVYRALPVNCNFTAEQDKLMSHPYIPRCLSLQAGLGFKGRLKRRNLSSAVPWASLQLRHASVLFAYFFQYNKGGQTESHDPDVLRMVLGNTKWTLDFSHFILNEIFDMADDFEDVFNDPEAFTQKLKNSSSLPLLILLSSMSRAFLRFICRGLRGVHAGYTSANPASLIGDSRIYYTEICQTLESSPVRIDVYEKFLAGVDSAVKHAYQGAGFGDAERPGPEKELLVNARIPPVLTTAVATLLRQTVPALKLEINRMAIYLGDYSWLGSGNDRRTALYRKQREVDILKKCPLRPPLPLGNDGRVAPLKKRRCVRCCEVSGDTNLPRSLLSFKMIAKLGLLRSCLCGGMWVLEMDTGDLAVTTGSAHGNRISQT
- a CDS encoding SIR2 family histone deacetylase (Hst4), putative gives rise to the protein MVDLNLDFSSDSELSSVPPSPTLVAQSSPEPAERYPTPSSQEGAEPAEVSARQARPAKRRRNPLPKERTTQYLDLSRSLYEQSDQHYLLVQTLRHQKDIVVIAGAGISTAAGIPDFRSTDGLFKSLQKKHNLKASGKLLFDAAVYQDDALTAPFHEMVRSLSEEVANIKPTAFHKMLARLGIESRLKRLYTQNIDGIETSMGPLATEVPLNVKGSWPVTIQLHGSIEKMVCQKCRYLDNFKPDMFMEADPPACEECTVHDKVRQIGGQRSHGIGRMRPRIVLYNEHNPDEEAITSVMNADIKSRPRVLIVAGTSLKIPGVRRLVKSLCTMIRSRKDGVTMFINNEPPSGKEFDNCFDLIIKGSCDEVAREVNLKSWESEDITPCVYESSPEPILHNFNSNDVSVVVTPKKRPRAETGLATPSSSHDEKPAKKLTTKATKIKLENPASNGRSIEDIIKNGKSATRKPISKFITKPAPNARPKKTATTAVAKKRGVSAAPVKKITSFSRVTKTSQSAGKSATNGDGKPMQPVPAGASRNNGPLPKTGQSEKADMLNTESFPPPVASS
- a CDS encoding CBF/NF-Y family transcription factor, putative; this translates as MPPRKSTSSVTPADLDDSLLQQSSPAPQTDKPVFATEQQLKARAEAGASVEDYLLPRSLTIRLAKSVLPPNTTIQKDAVLAMQKAATVFVSYLSSHANDATLKRTIAPSDVFNALSELELDSFRGRLEQELEAYTEIKAGKRKPKKVDENGSTQDALGEDATQGDGDVEMLDNPAKRMKRDADVEVAVALPAGDDGDETQEEEAEEEEEEDESEDDEEEEEDRAPREDNLEHVEDLDREPGVRRGPYDPDAEETDEDEDGPGSQLRDDLGLG
- a CDS encoding GTP binding protein, putative, producing the protein MVTKSGFGKTSKRVPVRLRHKIEKSAVQKQRKQKKLAKKNPEWRSKLKKDPGIPNLFPNKDKLLHDIEERKRMKAEEQQRIREEARTRKAEGLPAKTGTEAVDIDENDIMDDDMDAEGSDSNPMAALLASARARALEYDDNQSDDEDMEEDEDDDDEMDEDDEEGGATIDESAPPLVNSKSYSKESSRRQFDKVFKQVTDNADVVLYVLDARDPEGTRSKEIEREIMMADGGNKRLILILNKIDLVPPPVLKAWLLHLRRSFPTLPLKASSGAANAHSFDHKQLTVKGTSDTLFRALKSYAGAKQLKRAISVGVIGYPNVGKSSVINALTARLNKGSSNACPTGAEAGVTTSLRQVKLDSKLKLIDSPGIVFPNSGDKSSKKNKKQEDQARLILLNAVPPKQIEDPIPAVNLLMKRLSSSETLLSKMLELYGITALFPSNGDKTTDFLVQVARKRGRLGKRGVPNIESAAMTVINDWRDGRIQGWANAPVLPVVSADAPASDSQPGVDTTKVVTEWAKEFSIEGLWGNGQGDDEEMAE
- a CDS encoding Glycerol-3-phosphate phosphatase: MSLTTGSFSAPAQIHTFDGLLSDFDGTIVDSTDAIVKHWHAIGEELGVDPKTILATSHGRRSIDVMGLYDQTKANWDYVNEIEGRIPKEYGSDAVEIPGGRDLLAALETSGARWGVVTSGTRPLVDGWLEVLGLPRPKNLVTAMDVPLGKPDPRCYLLGRKQLGIEESTSIVVLEDAPSGIQAGKAAGFKVIALKTTHSLQKLQEAGADWIVEDLTSISVKAVVDGQVQIEIRNAYQ